The nucleotide window CAGAAGGCCCCGGACAAGTATCTCGCGGTAATCACGTCGCCGAACGGCGTGATCTACCAGGGCTTCAACGGCACCACCGGCTGGATCAAGACGCCCGAGGGGCAGCGCGAGCTGAACGCCCAGGAGTTGGCCCGCGTGCGCCGCCTGGCCGATCTGTTCAGCGGCTTGCGGCTGCGGGAGCAATTCGCCAGTGTGGCCGTGACCGGCAAGCAGAGCATCGACGGGCGCGACACCTACGTAGTCGAGGCGGTGGCCGCCGACGGGCACGGCGAGAAGTTTTTCTTCGACGCCCGGACCGGCCTGCTGCGGCGACGGCTCGTGCTGACCCCGGCCCCGTTCGGCCAGGACCCCGAGCAGACCGACTACGAGGATTACCGCGAAGTCGGCGGCGTCAGGCTGCCGTTCAACGTCGTCTTCTCCTATCTGGACGACAACCACTATGGCACGGCACGCCGGTACACCGAGGTCAAACACAACCTTCCGTTGGACGACGCTCAGTTCGACCCACCAGTCAGGAAATAAGGAGGCTAGATCACGTCATGGATAACTTATGGAAAGACCTGCGCTATGGAATGCGCATGCTGATGAACAAGCCGGGCTTCGCCGCGGTGGCGATCATTACGCTGGCGTTGGGGATCGGCGCCAACACGGCGATCTTCTCCGTCGTCAACGCCGTGCTGTTGCAGCCGCTGCCGTACCGCGAGCCGGACAAGCTGGTGCGCGTCTACACAGAGTTCCCGACCATGGGGCTGCGGAAGTTCTGGATGTCTGTGCCCGAGTTCACCGACATCCGCAACGAAGCGCAGTCGTGGGAGAGCCTCGGTGCCTGGTCGAGCGGCGGCGTCAACGTCGCCAGCGCCAGCGAGCCGATCCGCGTCACCTCGGCCTCGATCACGCGCGGGCTGATTGACGTGCTCGGCGTGCAGCCGGCCATGGGCCGCAACTTCACCGAAGAAGAGGACCGCAGGGGCGGGCCGCGCGCCGCGTTGATCGCCGACGGCCTGTGGCGCAGCGCTTTCGGCGCAGACCCCGACATTATCGGTAAAGAGATTCAGATCAACGCCCAGCCGTACACGGTCATCGGCGTCATGCCGCGCAGCTTCAACTTCCCTGCCGGCAGCAACGACCCGGCGCAGGTCTGGGTGTCGTTCCAGTTCGACCCGACCACCCCCGGCAACCGCGCCGGCCACTTCTTGAACGTCATTGGCCGGCTCAAGCCCGACGCCACGCTCGACCAGGCGCGCTCCGAGTTGAGCTCGCTGATGGCCGGCTGGCGGCAAGAGAACCGCGCCCGCCACCTGATGAATGCCGAGAACCACCCGGTGCTGATGTTCCCGCTGCACGAAGACGTCGTCGGCGCGGCGCGGCCCGCCGTCTTGATGCTGTTGGGCGCGGTGGCGTTCGTCTTGTTGATCGCCTGCGTCAACGTCGCCAACCTGTTGCTGGCGCGGGCCGAGGCGCGACGCCGCGAGTTCGCCATCCGCCTGGCGATGGGCGCTGGCCGCACGCGCCTGCTGCGCCAGTTCCTCGCCGAAGGGCTGATCCTCGTCGTGCTCGGCGCAGGGGCCGGCTTGATCCTCGGCAAGCTCGGACTCAGCCTGGTGATCGCTGCGGCGCCCGACAGCGTGCCGCGCACTAGCGAGATCAGCATCAACCTGCCGGTGCTGGCTTTCACGCTGGGGCTATCGGTGCTGTCGGTGCTGGTTTTTGCCATGGCGCCGCTGGTGCAGATGCGCGAGCGCGACCTGGCGACCTGGCTGCACGGCTCGGGCAAGGGCTCAGGCAGCGGCGGCCAGCGTTTGCGCAAGGCGCTGGTGATCGCCGAGATTGCCCTGGCCGTCGTGCCGATGATCGGCTCGGGGCTGATGGTGCGGGCCTTCTGGAAGCTGCGTCAGGTTGACATGGGGTTCGAGCCGCGCGGCGTCATCGCCTTCAACCTGGCGCTGCCGCGAAGCCGCTACCAGAACCCCGACCTGCTGAAGTTCGGCGAGACGCTCGAAACCAAGCTGACAGCGCTGCCGGGCGTCCAGGCCGCGGCCATCGCCGGCGAGTTGCCGCCCGTCCGCCCCATAGACGCCAACGACACACAGATCGAAGGCTTCCAGCCGACGCCGGACGGCCCGGCGCAGAACGTCGACTTCTGGAACATCATCGGCAAGGATTACTTTAAGGCGATGGGGATTCGCACCATCGAGGGCCGCACCTTCGAGCCGATGGACATGGGCGACAAGGCGCAGAAGGTCGTGGTTATCAACCAGGCGCTGGCGCGGCGCTTCTGGCCCGGTGAGAGCCCCATCGGACGGCGTCTCAACCCCCAGGTCGCTGCCGAGCCGACGTGGTTCACCATCGTCGGCATCGTCGAAGACACCAAGAATCTGGGCACGGACAAGCCGGCGGGCACAGAGCTTTACATCCTCGAACACCAGACGGTCGAGTTCGGAATCAACAGCGTCAAGAGCTTCGTCGTGCGCACAGATGGCACGCCGGGCGCGACCATGTCGGGCATCCGCTCGGCGGTCGCCGAGATGGACCCGAGCATTCCGATCTACAGCATGAAGACCATGGGCGATATCGTCGGCGATTCGCTGGTCAAGCCGCGTTTCCTGTCGCTGCTGCTCGGGGCGTTTTCGCTGATCGCCATCGCGCTGGCGGCCATCGGCATCTACGGCGTCATGGCCTACGCGGTGACGCAGCGCACGCAAGAGATCGGCTTGCGCGTGGCGCTCGGGGCGACGACGCGCAACGTGCTGGGGATGGTGCTGGGCCAGGGCTTGAGGATGACGGTGATCGGCCTGGCGGTGGGCCTGGGCGGCGCCTTCTTCCTGACGCGGGTGATGGCCAGCCTGCTGTTTGAAGTCAGCACCACTGACCCGCTGACCTTCGTGGTGGTCGGGGTGGGGCTTACGGCGGTCGGCTTGCTGGCCTGCTTCGTTCCGGCACGCCGCGCCGCCCGCGTTGACCCGATGATCGCGCTCAGATACGAATGATTCGAATGCGGATTGCGGATTGCGGATTGCGGATTATCGAGCTTGTTCCTGAGTTTCATTTGAACCCTCGCAGGCTCAAGTTCTGAAGAGAATCCGCGGTTCCAGAATCCGCAATCCGCAATCCGCAATTCAAGGAGATAATTATGCTTTTAACGATCTGCATGCTCTTTTTCGGCTTCTCGCCATCCGCTTCAACCGATGAATGGTCGAGAAGCTATCAGGTACAAGGCACGCCGAAAGTCCACGTCGAAACCGGCGACGCGAACATTCATGTGACGGTCGGCGAAGGCCGCACGGTCGCCGCCCGCATTACGACCGAAGGCTGGAAGATCGGCGGCGACGGCATCACGATCAGCGACCACCAGACCGGCGATCAGGTCGAGATCGAGGTGCGCTTCCCACGCCATATGTTTCACATCGACCTGGGCCACAGGCGCGTCGATATCGAGATCAAGGTGCCGCGCGAGGCCAGCCTCGACCTGCACACAGGCGATGGCAACGTGGATGCGCAGGGCGTGCGCGGGTCAATCGTCTTGCGCAGCGGCGACGGCAACCTCAACCTATCGAACCTGGACGGAACACTGCGCGCCGAGACCGGCGATGGCAACATCGATATGCGCGACGTTCGTGGCGACCTGACCCTGCACACCGGCGACGGGCGAATCGATGTGAGCGGCATAGACGGCTCGTTGCGCGCTGAAACCGGCGACGGGCGCATCCACGTCAATGGGCGCTTTGACCTGCTCGATGTGAAGACCGGCGACGGCGGCATCAACGCCGAAGCGCTCGACGGCTCGAAGCTGGACGCCAACTGGCGGTTGAGCAGCGGCGATGGTGATTTGACGGTGCGCGTGCCAGCGACAATGGCTGCCGATGTCGAATTACACACCAGCGACGGGCACATTGATCTGGCGATGCCGGTCACGGTCATGGGCCGCACGGGAACACGCGAGCTGCACGGACGCATCAACGGCGGCGGCAAATTGCTCTCGTTGAGAACCGGCGATGGCTCGATCCGCCTGGAGCAGAAGTAAGCAGGAGGCAGGAGGCAGGAGGCAGGAGGCAGTGCGTCGCCAAGCTCCGTAGGAGCGTGATGTTTATAGAGCGTGTCTGAAAAGACAGCTCCGTTAGGAGCGTGATGTTTATAGTCACCGGGTCGGTGTATTCATCAAGCTCCGTAGGAGCGCAATGTCAACATTCCGCCCCTACGGAGCTTGTTTCTTTTTTATGCCTGTAACTATTAACATCGCGTCCCTACGGGACTCTCTCCTGCCTCCTGCTTCCTGCCTCCTGCTTCCTGCCTCCTGCCTCCTGCTCTCTCCCCGCCCGCTTTTGGGAAGCGCAATCCCGCAATCGGACAAGCGCCCGCCGCGCGCTTTCCGCAGTCCGCCTGCAAGTCTTAGCCCTTCAGCGTTTATTGCCACGCCATCTGCGGCACACCGATTGAACATCGAGGCGGGATTATTTCTTCTTCCAGCTCTGCACTGAGGAGACAAGACCATGGCCACGCTCTGGCAAGACCTGCGCTATGCCACACGCATGTTGCTGAAAAGTCCCACCTACACGGCGGTTGCTATTCTGGCTCTGGCCTTAGGCATCGGGGCGAATACCGCCATCTTTTCAGTCGTCAACGCGCTGTTGCTGCGCCCACTGCCTTACATCGATTCCGAGCGCCTCGTGCTTGTCGAATCGGCCAACCAAAAGGCCGGCGCGCAGCCGCTCGGCGGCGTTTCGCCCGCGGACTTCTGGGACTTCCAGGAGCAGAGCGAAAGCTTCGAGCAACTGGTCGCCATGTCGGGCGGCGGCTTCAGCCTGACCGGTGTTGAAAACCCCGAATCGTTCCCCGGCGCGCGCGTCTCGACCAACTTCTTCGACGCGCTGCACGCCCGCCCGCTGCTGGGCCGCACCTTTCGCCCCGAAGATGGCTTCGTCAAGGCCGACGACACCATCATCCTCAGTTACCGTCTGTGGCAGGAACGTTTCGGCGGCGACCCGAACGTCATCGGCACGACGCTTGGCGACACCGGCACGACGGTCATCGGCGTGATGCCGCCCGACTTTAAGTATCCCGGCTTCGCGCAGGTGTGGATTCCGCTGTCAAAAGATTCCGGCGAGATGCACAACCGCAGCAACCGCTACTTCGGCGTGATGGGCATGCTCAAGCCTGGGCAGACGCTTTCGGCGGCGCAGACCGAGTTGCAGACCATCGCCGGCCGACTCGAAGCGCAATACCCCGACAACGACAAAGAGATCACCGCAAAGTTGACGCTGTTTCGCAAATGGGTGGTGCGTGACGTGCAGGCGTCGCTGTGGATTCTGATGGGCGCGGTGACATTGATCCTGCTGATCGCCTGCGCCAACGTCGCTAATCTCTTGCTCGCCCGCGCCGCTTCAAGGCGTAAAGAGCTGGCGATTCGTTTCGCGTTGGGCGCGAGCCGCTGGCGCGTGATGCAGCAATTGCTGGCCGAGAGCCTGTTGCTGGCGCTGATCGGCGGCGCTGCCGGATTGCTGCTGGCGCTGTGGGGCGTAGACGCGCTGATGGGCTTGATGCCGGCAAGCTGGAACAACCTGAAGCTGCAAGACAAGGTCGGCATCGATCTGCTGGTGCTGGCCTTCACGCTGGCGACGACGCTGGTGACCGGCATCGCGCTTGGCCTGATCCCGGCGTGGCAGGCGTCGCGGCCCGACGTCAACGAATGGCTGAAGGAAGCCGGGCGCGGCTCGGAGGGCGTACGCCACCGCCGCACGCGGAATGTATTTGTCGTTACAGAGATCGCCCTTGCCCTGGTGGTGCTGATCGGCGCCGGGCTGCTGATTAACAGCTTCCTAAGACTGCAACGCAACGACCTCGGCTTCAACCCGCGCGGCCTGATGAACCTGAGCTTTGCGATGCCTTTCAATCGCTACCCGGATGACGCAGCGCGGTCGCGCTTCATCAAGCGCGTGCTTGACGAAGCGACCGCCGCGCCGGGCGTCGAAGCGGTGGCGGCGACCAGCGGCAACGTCTTCCCGTTTCTCTTTTTCAGCTTTAGCATCGTCGGCCAGCCGCAAGCAGTCGAGCAGGAAGGACTCTACGACGCCATCAGCCCGAATTATTTCCGCGTCATCGGCGCTGAGATGACGGCGGGCCGCGAGTTCAACGACCACGACGACCAGCGCGCCCCTGCCGTGGCGATCATCAACGAGTCGCTCCGTCGGCAATACTTCGCCGACAGCGAGCCGCTCGGCCAGCGCATCACGGTCAACTTCCTCGGACGGCCGCAGATGCGCGAGATTGTCGGCGTCGTCCGCGACTTCAATCAGGGCGAGCCGGGCAAGGTCACGCCGCAGGTCTTCGTCTGTTACCTGCAACAGCCGTGGCTGTCGGCTTCATTGCTGGTGCGCTCGGCGGGTGATACGGAAGCGACGCGCAAGTCTGTGCAAAGCGCCATCTGGGCCGTAGACAAAACGCAGCCGGCGCGCCGCCCAGACATGGCCGAGACCGTGTTAAACACGGCGCTCGGCGAGCCGCGTCTCTACACCTTGCTGCTCGGCAGCTTCGCGGCGCTGGCGCTGGTGCTCGCCGCGGTCGGCATCTATGGCGTGATGAGCTACTCGGTGGCACAGCGCACGCAAGAGATCGGCATCCGCATGGCGCTCGGCGCAAGTCCCGGCAAGGTGCTGCGGATGATCGTCGGCCAGGGCATGACGCTGATCGTCGCCGGCATCACCTTCGGCCTGATCGGGGCATTCGTGCTGACGCGGCTGCTGGCGAGCCTGCTGTTTCGCATCAGCGCCACCGATCCGCTGACCTACGCGGCGGTTATTCTCTTGCTGGCGCTGGTGGCGCTCGCCGCCTGTTACATCCCGGCACGGCGGGCGACGAAGGTTGATCCGATGATCGCGCTGCGTTACGAGTAGAAGTCAGGAGTCAGGAGTCAGGAGTCAGAATGGAAAAGGAAGAGGAGTCTCAAAGGTAGAATAAAAGCGGCGGCGAAGCCGACTCCCCTTTTCATTCTGTCTTCTGACTTCTGACTCCTGACTCCCTGGAGGTTTTATGCAAACACTGCTGCAAGACATTCGCTACGGCGCGCGCATGCTGCTGAAGCGGCCCGGCTTCACCTTTATCGCCGTGCTTACTTTGGCGCTCGGCGTTGGCGCGAACACAGCGATCTTCAGTATCGTCTATGGCGTGCTGCTGCGCCCGCTGCCTTATGCGGAGCCCGAGCGGCTGACGATGGTCTGGCTGCGCGGCGTCAAAGAAGCGGGCGGCGATCAAACACCGCTGTCGGTCGCCGACCTGTTGGACTGGCGTGCAAAGAATCATGGGTTTGAACAGGTCGGCGCTTTCGGCTTCGCCCGCTTCAACTACACCGGCGGCCAGGTGCCTGAAGAGATCACCGGCAACCAGGTGACCGCCAATTTCTTCGACACCCTCGGCGTGCGCCCGCTGCTTGGCCGCACCTTCCTGGCCGCCGAAGAACAGCCCGGCGCTCAGCGCGCCGTCGTCGTCAGCGAAGGCTTCTGGCGCAAGTATCTCGGCGCCGACCC belongs to Blastocatellia bacterium and includes:
- a CDS encoding ABC transporter permease — encoded protein: MDNLWKDLRYGMRMLMNKPGFAAVAIITLALGIGANTAIFSVVNAVLLQPLPYREPDKLVRVYTEFPTMGLRKFWMSVPEFTDIRNEAQSWESLGAWSSGGVNVASASEPIRVTSASITRGLIDVLGVQPAMGRNFTEEEDRRGGPRAALIADGLWRSAFGADPDIIGKEIQINAQPYTVIGVMPRSFNFPAGSNDPAQVWVSFQFDPTTPGNRAGHFLNVIGRLKPDATLDQARSELSSLMAGWRQENRARHLMNAENHPVLMFPLHEDVVGAARPAVLMLLGAVAFVLLIACVNVANLLLARAEARRREFAIRLAMGAGRTRLLRQFLAEGLILVVLGAGAGLILGKLGLSLVIAAAPDSVPRTSEISINLPVLAFTLGLSVLSVLVFAMAPLVQMRERDLATWLHGSGKGSGSGGQRLRKALVIAEIALAVVPMIGSGLMVRAFWKLRQVDMGFEPRGVIAFNLALPRSRYQNPDLLKFGETLETKLTALPGVQAAAIAGELPPVRPIDANDTQIEGFQPTPDGPAQNVDFWNIIGKDYFKAMGIRTIEGRTFEPMDMGDKAQKVVVINQALARRFWPGESPIGRRLNPQVAAEPTWFTIVGIVEDTKNLGTDKPAGTELYILEHQTVEFGINSVKSFVVRTDGTPGATMSGIRSAVAEMDPSIPIYSMKTMGDIVGDSLVKPRFLSLLLGAFSLIAIALAAIGIYGVMAYAVTQRTQEIGLRVALGATTRNVLGMVLGQGLRMTVIGLAVGLGGAFFLTRVMASLLFEVSTTDPLTFVVVGVGLTAVGLLACFVPARRAARVDPMIALRYE
- a CDS encoding DUF4097 family beta strand repeat-containing protein; its protein translation is MLLTICMLFFGFSPSASTDEWSRSYQVQGTPKVHVETGDANIHVTVGEGRTVAARITTEGWKIGGDGITISDHQTGDQVEIEVRFPRHMFHIDLGHRRVDIEIKVPREASLDLHTGDGNVDAQGVRGSIVLRSGDGNLNLSNLDGTLRAETGDGNIDMRDVRGDLTLHTGDGRIDVSGIDGSLRAETGDGRIHVNGRFDLLDVKTGDGGINAEALDGSKLDANWRLSSGDGDLTVRVPATMAADVELHTSDGHIDLAMPVTVMGRTGTRELHGRINGGGKLLSLRTGDGSIRLEQK
- a CDS encoding ABC transporter permease, with the translated sequence MATLWQDLRYATRMLLKSPTYTAVAILALALGIGANTAIFSVVNALLLRPLPYIDSERLVLVESANQKAGAQPLGGVSPADFWDFQEQSESFEQLVAMSGGGFSLTGVENPESFPGARVSTNFFDALHARPLLGRTFRPEDGFVKADDTIILSYRLWQERFGGDPNVIGTTLGDTGTTVIGVMPPDFKYPGFAQVWIPLSKDSGEMHNRSNRYFGVMGMLKPGQTLSAAQTELQTIAGRLEAQYPDNDKEITAKLTLFRKWVVRDVQASLWILMGAVTLILLIACANVANLLLARAASRRKELAIRFALGASRWRVMQQLLAESLLLALIGGAAGLLLALWGVDALMGLMPASWNNLKLQDKVGIDLLVLAFTLATTLVTGIALGLIPAWQASRPDVNEWLKEAGRGSEGVRHRRTRNVFVVTEIALALVVLIGAGLLINSFLRLQRNDLGFNPRGLMNLSFAMPFNRYPDDAARSRFIKRVLDEATAAPGVEAVAATSGNVFPFLFFSFSIVGQPQAVEQEGLYDAISPNYFRVIGAEMTAGREFNDHDDQRAPAVAIINESLRRQYFADSEPLGQRITVNFLGRPQMREIVGVVRDFNQGEPGKVTPQVFVCYLQQPWLSASLLVRSAGDTEATRKSVQSAIWAVDKTQPARRPDMAETVLNTALGEPRLYTLLLGSFAALALVLAAVGIYGVMSYSVAQRTQEIGIRMALGASPGKVLRMIVGQGMTLIVAGITFGLIGAFVLTRLLASLLFRISATDPLTYAAVILLLALVALAACYIPARRATKVDPMIALRYE